One Danio rerio strain Tuebingen ecotype United States chromosome 9, GRCz12tu, whole genome shotgun sequence genomic region harbors:
- the crygm2d14 gene encoding crystallin, gamma M2d14 gives MMSKVIFYEDRNFQGRSYECMGDCGDFSSYMNRCHSCRVESGCWMMYDQTNYMGNGYFFRRGEYADYMSMFGMNNWIRSCRMIPMHRGSYRMRIYERDNFMGQMYEMMDDCDSIMDRYRMSHCQSCHVMDGHWLMYEHANYRGRMWYFGPGEYRNFSNYGGMRFMSMRRIMHSWY, from the exons ATGATGAGCAAG gtcaTCTTCTACGAGGACAGGAACTTCCAGGGTCGCTCTTATGAGTGTATGGGCGACTGTGGTGACTTCTCCTCTTACATGAATCGCTGTCACTCTTGCAGAGTGGAGAGTGGCTGCTGGATGATGTATGACCAAACCAACTACATGGGAAATGGGTATTTCTTCAGGAGGGGAGAGTATGCTGATTACATGTCTATGTTTGGAATGAACAATTGGATCAGGTCCTGCCGTATGATCCCCATG CACAGGGGATCCTACAGGATGAGGATCTATGAGAGGGACAACTTCATGGGTCAGATGTACGAGATGATGGATGACTGTGACAGCATCATGGACCGTTACCGCATGTCTCACTGCCAGTCCTGTCATGTGATGGACGGCCACTGGCTCATGTATGAGCACGCCAACTACAGAGGCAGGATGTGGTACTTCGGGCCTGGAGAGTACAGGAACTTCAGCAATTATGGTGGCATGAGATTCATGAGCATGAGGCGTATCATGCACTCCTGGTATTaa
- the crygm2d16 gene encoding crystallin, gamma M2d16 has product MMGKVVFYEDRNFQGRSYECMGDCGDFSSYMSRCHSCRVESGCWMMYDQPNYMGSGYFFRRGEYADYMSMFGMNNCIRSCRMIPMYRGSYRMRIYERDNFMGQMYEMMDDCENIMDRYRMSHCHSCHVMDGHWLMYEHANYRGRMWYFGPGEYRNFSNFGGMRFMSMRRIMHSWY; this is encoded by the exons ATGATGGGCAAG GTCGTTTTCTACGAGGACAGGAACTTCCAGGGTCGCTCTTATGAGTGTATGGGCGACTGTGGTGACTTCTCCTCCTACATGAGCCGCTGTCACTCTTGCAGAGTGGAGAGTGGCTGCTGGATGATGTACGATCAGCCCAACTACATGGGAAGTGGATATTTCTTCAGGAGAGGAGAGTATGCTGATTACATGTCTATGTTTGGAATGAACAACTGCATCAGGTCCTGCCGTATGATCCCTATG TACAGGGGATCTTACAGGATGAGGATCTATGAGAGGGACAACTTCATGGGTCAGATGTACGAGATGATGGATGACTGTGAAAACATCATGGACCGTTACCGCATGTCTCACTGCCACTCCTGCCATGTGATGGACGGCCACTGGCTCATGTATGAGCATGCCAACTACAGAGGCAGGATGTGGTACTTTGGGCCTGGAGAGTACAGGAACTTCAGCAATTTTGGTGGCATGAGGTTCATGAGTATGAGGCGCATCATGCACTCCTGGTACTAG
- the crygm2d16 gene encoding crystallin, gamma M2d16 isoform X1 produces MKKILKSLTMNFQVVFYEDRNFQGRSYECMGDCGDFSSYMSRCHSCRVESGCWMMYDQPNYMGSGYFFRRGEYADYMSMFGMNNCIRSCRMIPMYRGSYRMRIYERDNFMGQMYEMMDDCENIMDRYRMSHCHSCHVMDGHWLMYEHANYRGRMWYFGPGEYRNFSNFGGMRFMSMRRIMHSWY; encoded by the exons atgaaaaaaatactaaaaagttTAACTATGAATTTTCAGGTCGTTTTCTACGAGGACAGGAACTTCCAGGGTCGCTCTTATGAGTGTATGGGCGACTGTGGTGACTTCTCCTCCTACATGAGCCGCTGTCACTCTTGCAGAGTGGAGAGTGGCTGCTGGATGATGTACGATCAGCCCAACTACATGGGAAGTGGATATTTCTTCAGGAGAGGAGAGTATGCTGATTACATGTCTATGTTTGGAATGAACAACTGCATCAGGTCCTGCCGTATGATCCCTATG TACAGGGGATCTTACAGGATGAGGATCTATGAGAGGGACAACTTCATGGGTCAGATGTACGAGATGATGGATGACTGTGAAAACATCATGGACCGTTACCGCATGTCTCACTGCCACTCCTGCCATGTGATGGACGGCCACTGGCTCATGTATGAGCATGCCAACTACAGAGGCAGGATGTGGTACTTTGGGCCTGGAGAGTACAGGAACTTCAGCAATTTTGGTGGCATGAGGTTCATGAGTATGAGGCGCATCATGCACTCCTGGTACTAG
- the crygm2d6 gene encoding crystallin, gamma M2d6, with product MMGKVIFYEDRNFQGRSYECMGDCGDFSSYMNRCHSCRVESGCWMMYDQTNYMGSGYFFRRGEYADYMSMFGMNNCIRSCRMIPMYRGSYRMRIYERDNFMGQMYEMMDDCDNIMNRYRMSHCQSCHVMDGHWLFYDQPNYRGRMWHFGPGQYRNFSNYGGMRFMSMRRIMDSWY from the exons ATGATGGGCAAG gTCATCTTCTACGAGGACAGAAACTTCCAGGGTCGCTCTTATGAGTGTATGGGAGACTGTGGTGACTTCTCCTCCTACATGAATCGTTGTCACTCTTGCAGAGTGGAGAGCGGCTGCTGGATGATGTACGACCAAACCAACTACATGGGAAGTGGATATTTCTTCAGGAGGGGAGAGTATGCTGATTACATGTCTATGTTTGGAATGAACAACTGCATCAGGTCTTGTCGTATGATCCCCATG TACAGAGGATCCTACAGAATGAGGATCTACGAGAGGGACAACTTCATGGGTCAGATGTACGAGATGATGGATGACTGTGACAACATCATGAACCGTTACCGCATGTCTCACTGCCAGTCCTGTCATGTGATGGATGGCCACTGGCTCTTTTATGACCAGCCCAACTACAGAGGCAGGATGTGGCACTTCGGGCCTGGGCAGTACAGGAACTTCAGCAATTATGGTGGCATGAGGTTCATGAGCATGAGGCGCATCATGGACTCTTGGTACTag
- the crygm2d19 gene encoding gamma-crystallin M2: MKVTFFEDRNFQGRSYECMGDCGDFSSYMSRCHSCRVDSGCWMMYDQPNYMGSGYFFRRGEYADYMSMFGMNNCIRSCRMIPMHRGSYRMRIYERDNFMGQMYEMMDDCDNIMDRYRMSHCQSCHVMDGHWLFYDQPNYRGRMWHFGPGQYRNFSNYGGMRFMSMRRIMDSWY, from the exons ATGAAG GTCACCTTTTTCGAGGACAGGAACTTCCAGGGTCGCTCTTATGAGTGTATGGGTGACTGTGGTGACTTCTCCTCCTACATGAGCCGCTGTCACTCTTGCAGAGTGGACAGTGGTTGCTGGATGATGTACGATCAGCCCAACTACATGGGAAGTGGATATTTCTTCAGGAGGGGAGAGTATGCTGATTACATGTCTATGTTTGGAATGAACAACTGCATCAGGTCCTGCCGTATGATTCCCATG CACAGGGGATCCTACAGAATGAGGATCTACGAGAGGGACAACTTCATGGGTCAGATGTACGAGATGATGGATGACTGTGACAACATCATGGACCGTTACCGCATGTCTCACTGCCAGTCCTGCCATGTGATGGACGGCCACTGGCTCTTTTATGACCAGCCTAACTACAGAGGCAGAATGTGGCACTTCGGGCCTGGACAGTACAGGAACTTCAGCAATTATGGTGGCATGAGGTTCATGAGCATGAGGCGTATCATGGACTCCTGGTACTAG